DNA sequence from the Armigeres subalbatus isolate Guangzhou_Male chromosome 1, GZ_Asu_2, whole genome shotgun sequence genome:
ctattcaacaaagttgctttttttattttaacttgTCCCGTCTACTCCTTTGCCGAAGGTTTAGTTCTGTAATTTTGCATTTTGTAAAATATAAGTAAACATCATATCATTGAGGCCCCACACAGCCTGATGATATATCATAAAAAAGCGCTATATGTACACAGTTCAAAGTtcgataatttatttttaacaaaaagcaatcttttttattatttatttgatcaacatgaaaacaaatccataCATATTAATCTCTCTCACTACCTTCTCACCCAAAACTCGTTTACAGTCGATTGTATGGAATACAATGGAATAGGAGAGGAAGCGAGCGAATGAGAATGTAGCAGTATGCCATTATCCACTGGGCACATGTAGTCCGATAAGGTCTGTCTTCAACAGCTTAGCTCACAAACATCCGATGCTGTTCAATCCTACCACATCAGGATTGTAAACAGTAGCAAAAAGACGTCTATCTATATAGAGGTGTATCGTTTGCCGGCATCTAATGCGTGAGTTCAAAGACCAGTGTTGATAAATTCTATTTTCTGATATCAACATCACCAGTTAACACCAAGGAATATGGGTTTCAAATCAACTGCGGTGAAGTTGTCAATATTTGTCGCAATAGTTGCCACTCTGCCCGGATTACCACCATTCCCGACATTCCCATTCAAAGAGTTCAAGTGAGTATGAAATTCAGAGATCGGATTTATTTACTCTGGCATGTTTGCTAATgcaaattctaaataatttaaatcaaGACGCATGATCACTTCAGTCGAGTGGCGTACATACTCTAATTatatatcatattttatttattaccgcAACGTGTTTCGAATAACATAAACTCTTTCAGTGTATCGCAACCTCCTCGCCTGGAAGGGGTTCTAGCTCCCAATCAGCTGCTCAACGATCCGGAGCTATGGtttgaaaatatattaattGCTCCGGAGAGCATTCTAGTACGAGGGAATAGCACATATGCATCGATAGCTGGTGGGAAAATTGTCGAAATCACCGGTGACCAACAAATTCGAATTATCACCAAGTTCGGAGTTGAATGTCGTAAGTAGCCTTCACTCGTTTACTCAGCAGATTGAGTTTTCTCATGATTTTGTTACAGAGGGCTTCTACCATGAACGCGAGTGCGGACACCCTCTTGGTATAGCATTCGATACCCAGGGCAACAACCTGATTGTAGTTGAGCCCTACTTCGGAATTTTCCAAGTACATATTAAAACTGGACAGAAGAAACTACTCGTTTCGTTAGATCAGGTTATTGAAGGTGGCAAAGTATCACGAAAGCCCGGAATCCCGATGAACCTGGAAGTGGCAAAGAACGGAGATATCTATTGGTCGGAAATGTCGTCTGATTTTCGTTTTGAGGACGGGCTCCAAGCTATGTTGCTGAATCCGTCGGGACGACTCGTGCATTATTCGCGAGCTTCCGGTGTAAATACGGTTCTAATTGATGAGGTTTTCGGAGCAAGTGGAGTTGCACTCAGCAAAGACGAGAGTTTCGTTCTGGTGGCCGAGCTTGGAGGACAATTGATTCGTCGGTACTATCTTAAAGGTCCAAAAGCGGGAACACACGATATATTTATTGATGGACTTCCGGGTCAGATCGATAACCTAGTTGAGGACGACACAGGCATTTGGGCGGCAGTACTGATCGCCGTTGACAGTGACAATCCATCGCTATCAGCTAAGTTGGCATCTTATCCAAATGTACGGAAGTTCCTAGTGCGTTTAATGACCATAGCGGAGCTTCCATTTGAGTATCTCTATAAGAAAACGGGACACCATCTAGCACTGCGGGTGTCTCATGTTATTGGAAACTTCATCAGTATGTCCGCTTTGTTTCCTAAACGGGGAACGGTACTGCGGCTGGACTGGGAAGGTAACATTCTGGCCGCTCTGCATAGCGACGATGGTTATACTAATTTTGTGGCACATGCCGTGCAAAGTGGAGATTACCTACTGCTAGGTTCACCGGTGCACAAAGCCATTAGGAAAGTTAAGCTACCGGAAGAGGTGCTGCGAATTGTGTCACATGGTCGAAATACTGCGAACACAGTTAACGTTGATGTTAACAGTGATAGCAAATTAAAACACGTAGATTTGTAAATGATAATAATTGTGGTTTCGGAGACGCGATTTGGAGTTTGAATGTTTTAAGAAATATAAACCATGAataaaaaactttgtttttatttatttatgattaTCAATCTGGTTGACTACCGCATTGCAGCGTGTATATTGTGAAGCCCCTTTTTGTCGGTCTTGGGTCGAAACACTGCAATCTGGTCTGCCTCTATTTACCTCCACGCTTCATGTTTGTATGCGAGTCTATAGTACCGcttaccggtctatacatttccttcttACCGGTCTATTACATTTGACGatgctatactgccgtgaatcgcatatttgtcccatatgaataggaaacccagcaaatatgcgattcacggcagtatagttgACCAAAccgccttttatcctcagcttgctaatccttgcgttgattggctgccatccaagcacacgttggcgcatcttgcacaacactatgaagccggttcccaacttgttggtggtgccacagctttggtagaaggtagtcgctcgatgcccgcttttccacactttttgtCCTGTCTAACAAATcttctgcagcgccacgacgtcgaagttgcgtggatgtaattcatcgtagatcatcctgtcgcaacctgcgaaacctagcgacatgcagttccatgttccaagcttccaatcgtgttcctttattcgtcacctaggtctttgccaaattatatcgagtcgcattatctcttatattgctcgtaatgattggttttacaAGCGGCTTATTGaactgcgcaaacctcctgtctcgtcggagggccgtcgtgtcaggtctgtttagtaCCCCACCTGACACAAACCCTactacatcctaggcaagccctacaactcgcagatggcccaATTCGTCAATCCCTtaaacatagtccctgctgctccTAAACGTATACGTAGTAAACTTTCAATCAAGTGGTGAACTGAATGAGATAGTAACTAAagttatgacaagtgaagatattccagcaaagctctttttttttcctaaatagaattttcatataaatatttattcatatttaCTTATAGGTATATTATTATAGAATATCCTTAATTACTGTGGTCAAAAATATTCTTTACTATACTGCCATTGTCCCATGCACATAGGAAATcctagcaaacatgggacaaatatgcgtatgaccgCAGTATATGTGTTCAATTAAACTGCTCAGCATAAATATGTGTATACACAAAAGCACGTTGAAAATTGAGTATAAtaagctattattattattattgtctttattaaagaggcttgctgCAGCCCTAGGTCCATCTTTGATAATATAATGCCAATTAATAAGCACTTGGTGCTTACAATTTACACATTAATGACATAAACATCTATTCAATTCATTCATCAATTTATTTATCAGGTGTATACAATTTCGCTTCCACCCTTAAATATATTTTCCCTTTTCGTACCGGTACGCTTTTACCCTATCTGTGACGATTCACTGGCAAGAATGATTTAACGCACCTCTGCCATGTATTAGTTTTCTTCTTCTGTGATTTCCTTGAGCTTAAGATATACATACCAGCATTTTGTGGTCATTATCAAGAGCGCCGTGCTTACCAGGGATTCTCAACTGTTCAAACTTTCTGTTCCTGGTGATTTTTAAGTTATATGTAGAGAACGATAATTGCATTTTTGCCTTAGGGTTGCAGTTCTCATAACAACTTATAACATGCGGATCTGTTCCTATGTTCTTCTCACTGAATATAGATTCATCTTATAGAAAAAAGAAATATAGCACCATAATCTCttcgctttttttgcgtgctcacaaatcaaatcaaattccttttcattctttttgcctttctcgttccaCAAATTTATACCGAACGGATATCATatcaaaacgaactttttatagaagcctggGAGACGCATACTGCTCTATACCAATCATCTCTGCTCAATGAACTGAGCAAATGCCAAACTTTTGAacgttcatttcatttattcatttatttagttaacatctaaacagataacactgaatcaacaatttgacgccacaatacacggttcgaggccgcatctctccatcctcggatacgccccacgctcgccaagtcgttctgcacctggtctgcccatctcgctcgctgcgctccacgccgtctcgtacctgccggatcggaagcgaacaccatctttgcagggttgctgtccggcattcttgcaacatgtcctgcccatcgtacccttccggctttagttaccttctggatactgggttcgccgtagagttgggcgagctcatggttcattcttcgccgccttTTGAACGTGTAggttgatgaaattttgactgaACCTAGCTAAGAGTGTAATGAGTTCAATCAAGGTTTGCCTATGCTCCGGGTactaaaccacccgacttggagattaatttacaatgttctgaaaaactcAGATTTGAATATGTATGTACATTATgtagaagattttgatttgaaaattgtattGAAGGTAACCTCTTTCCCTTTGAACCcccgaccctcagtacgctagactggtggtGAGGTTGTGtgtgctatttgccagtcggtcgtcaagctcagacccgaccgtaTTGCATAGGCAAGaacacgcaactcaggttcagttcaatcaaagttaattgcctatgttccgtgTATTAAACcaccgacttggacattaattt
Encoded proteins:
- the LOC134208173 gene encoding adipocyte plasma membrane-associated protein Hemomucin-like → MGFKSTAVKLSIFVAIVATLPGLPPFPTFPFKEFNVSQPPRLEGVLAPNQLLNDPELWFENILIAPESILVRGNSTYASIAGGKIVEITGDQQIRIITKFGVECQGFYHERECGHPLGIAFDTQGNNLIVVEPYFGIFQVHIKTGQKKLLVSLDQVIEGGKVSRKPGIPMNLEVAKNGDIYWSEMSSDFRFEDGLQAMLLNPSGRLVHYSRASGVNTVLIDEVFGASGVALSKDESFVLVAELGGQLIRRYYLKGPKAGTHDIFIDGLPGQIDNLVEDDTGIWAAVLIAVDSDNPSLSAKLASYPNVRKFLVRLMTIAELPFEYLYKKTGHHLALRVSHVIGNFISMSALFPKRGTVLRLDWEGNILAALHSDDGYTNFVAHAVQSGDYLLLGSPVHKAIRKVKLPEEVLRIVSHGRNTANTVNVDVNSDSKLKHVDL